A single genomic interval of Helicoverpa zea isolate HzStark_Cry1AcR chromosome 19, ilHelZeax1.1, whole genome shotgun sequence harbors:
- the LOC124639834 gene encoding zinc finger protein 271-like isoform X1 encodes MEQRKVILFYDLCRLCLENAGVDDMFTKADLVEDILLCTGVNVTSQENLPRKICGKCLEIVVNARQLRDLATANDRHLSSLFDDGDSIIVGFNKNQSQNENSTLSRKISTDSDRSVKLEIVEHCENESSSKKRKSLDTNKNCESAPKKLSVRKDLFDSSVAVISSTKDDKSESEVKQQLKVKMKRIKTESGDSFNYVCDVCHKEFNAWKKYYLHQKTHNRSIHCPLDGCGKKFATKGDLEKHVRTHTGEKPFKCDLCDKRFAQRGSLKSHKATVHSPNDSDDHT; translated from the exons ATGGAACAGCGtaaagtgattttattttatgacctaTGCAGACTTTGCCTTGAAAATGCTGGCGTGGATGATATGTTTACGAAAGCGGACCTTGTTGAAGACATTTTATTGTGCACAGGAGTTAAT GTGACCAGTCAAGAGAACTTGCCTCGTAAGATATGTGGGAAGTGCTTGGAAATTGTCGTGAACGCAAGACAGTTGCGAGACCTGGCCACGGCTAACGACAGACATCTCTCCTCCCTGTTTGATGATGGAGATTCTATTATTGTTGGGTTTAATAAAAATCAG aGTCAAAATGAAAACAGCACACTTTCCAGAAAAATCAGTACTGATTCTGATAGATCTGTTAAATTAGAGATAGTTGAACATTGTGAAAATGAAAGTTCATCAAAGAAGAGAAAATCattagatacaaataaaaat TGTGAATCTGCACCAAAAAAGTTATCAGTGAGAAAAGACTTGTTTGATTCATCTGTTGCTGTG ATTTCATCAACAAAAGATGACAAATCAGAATCAGAGGTCAAACAACAACTTAAAGttaaaatgaaaagaataaaaacagaGAGCGGCGACAGTTTTAACTATGTATGCGAT GTATGTCATAAGGAGTTCAATGCATGGAAAAAGTATTATTTGCATCAGAAAACGCACAACAGGAGTATACATTGTCCCCTCGACGGATGTGGCAAGAAGTTTGCTACGAAAGGAGATCTTGAGAAGCACGTGCGGACGCATACAGGTGAAAAACCTTTTAAGTGCGACTTATGTGACAAGCGGTTTGCTCAAAGAGGTTCCCTTAAATCACATAAAGCCACTGTCCACTCTCCAAATGATAGTGACGACCATACCTAG
- the LOC124639834 gene encoding zinc finger protein 235-like isoform X2, translating to MEQRKVILFYDLCRLCLENAGVDDMFTKADLVEDILLCTGVNVTSQENLPRKICGKCLEIVVNARQLRDLATANDRHLSSLFDDGDSIIVGFNKNQSQNENSTLSRKISTDSDRSVKLEIVEHCENESSSKKRKSLDTNKNISSTKDDKSESEVKQQLKVKMKRIKTESGDSFNYVCDVCHKEFNAWKKYYLHQKTHNRSIHCPLDGCGKKFATKGDLEKHVRTHTGEKPFKCDLCDKRFAQRGSLKSHKATVHSPNDSDDHT from the exons ATGGAACAGCGtaaagtgattttattttatgacctaTGCAGACTTTGCCTTGAAAATGCTGGCGTGGATGATATGTTTACGAAAGCGGACCTTGTTGAAGACATTTTATTGTGCACAGGAGTTAAT GTGACCAGTCAAGAGAACTTGCCTCGTAAGATATGTGGGAAGTGCTTGGAAATTGTCGTGAACGCAAGACAGTTGCGAGACCTGGCCACGGCTAACGACAGACATCTCTCCTCCCTGTTTGATGATGGAGATTCTATTATTGTTGGGTTTAATAAAAATCAG aGTCAAAATGAAAACAGCACACTTTCCAGAAAAATCAGTACTGATTCTGATAGATCTGTTAAATTAGAGATAGTTGAACATTGTGAAAATGAAAGTTCATCAAAGAAGAGAAAATCattagatacaaataaaaat ATTTCATCAACAAAAGATGACAAATCAGAATCAGAGGTCAAACAACAACTTAAAGttaaaatgaaaagaataaaaacagaGAGCGGCGACAGTTTTAACTATGTATGCGAT GTATGTCATAAGGAGTTCAATGCATGGAAAAAGTATTATTTGCATCAGAAAACGCACAACAGGAGTATACATTGTCCCCTCGACGGATGTGGCAAGAAGTTTGCTACGAAAGGAGATCTTGAGAAGCACGTGCGGACGCATACAGGTGAAAAACCTTTTAAGTGCGACTTATGTGACAAGCGGTTTGCTCAAAGAGGTTCCCTTAAATCACATAAAGCCACTGTCCACTCTCCAAATGATAGTGACGACCATACCTAG
- the LOC124639837 gene encoding Golgi SNAP receptor complex member 1 isoform X2: MTTMVGSSWEELRKQARLLENDIDVKLVAFSKLGVSSGSAGLSSESVPLINSDDMFDTLSMELQQLLNKDYQQEFSKTSARVNARREREELLRGGSPPPAATIGLSRRDQYTKEANHLHSSHILVDEQINIAMEAREHLASQRQTFKRMQTTFNNITNRFPMLNSLIYRINARKRRDSLIIGLVVAVCTFLLLLYAFH; the protein is encoded by the exons ATGACCACAATGGTTGGCTCGTCGTGGGAAG AGTTGCGGAAGCAAGCCCGACTGCTAGAAAATGATATAGATGTGAAACTGGTGGCGTTTAGCAAGCTGGGAGTCAGCTCTGGCAGTGCTGGGTTAAGCTCAGAGAGTGTGCCCCTGATAAACAGTGATGACATGTTCGACACACTCTCTATGGAACTACAACAATTACTTAACAAG GACTACCAACAAGAGTTCTCCAAGACGTCAGCGCGGGTGAATGCTCGGCGCGAACGCGAGGAGTTACTGCGCGGTGGCagcccgccgcccgccgccaccATCGGCCTCTCGCGCCGCGACCAGTACACCAAGGAGGCCAACCACTTACACAG TTCCCACATACTAGTGGACGAACAAATCAACATAGCGATGGAGGCGCGTGAGCACCTCGCGTCACAGCGGCAAACCTTCAAACGGATGCAAACTACATTCAATAACATCACCAACAG ATTCCCAATGCTGAACAGTCTGATATACCGGATCAACGCCCGCAAGCGTCGCGACTCGCTCATCATAGGCCTCGTGGTGGCAGTCTGCACATTCTTGTTGTTGCTCTATGCATTCCACTGA
- the LOC124639837 gene encoding Golgi SNAP receptor complex member 1 isoform X1: MTTMVGSSWEELRKQARLLENDIDVKLVAFSKLGVSSGSAGLSSESVPLINSDDMFDTLSMELQQLLNKLSSINDKMADLAPSGTATMHTIKRHREILMDYQQEFSKTSARVNARREREELLRGGSPPPAATIGLSRRDQYTKEANHLHSSHILVDEQINIAMEAREHLASQRQTFKRMQTTFNNITNRFPMLNSLIYRINARKRRDSLIIGLVVAVCTFLLLLYAFH, encoded by the exons ATGACCACAATGGTTGGCTCGTCGTGGGAAG AGTTGCGGAAGCAAGCCCGACTGCTAGAAAATGATATAGATGTGAAACTGGTGGCGTTTAGCAAGCTGGGAGTCAGCTCTGGCAGTGCTGGGTTAAGCTCAGAGAGTGTGCCCCTGATAAACAGTGATGACATGTTCGACACACTCTCTATGGAACTACAACAATTACTTAACAAG TTGTCTtcaataaatgataaaatgGCAGACTTGGCTCCAAGCGGCACTGCCACAATGCACACCATCAAGAGACATAGAGAAATATTAATG GACTACCAACAAGAGTTCTCCAAGACGTCAGCGCGGGTGAATGCTCGGCGCGAACGCGAGGAGTTACTGCGCGGTGGCagcccgccgcccgccgccaccATCGGCCTCTCGCGCCGCGACCAGTACACCAAGGAGGCCAACCACTTACACAG TTCCCACATACTAGTGGACGAACAAATCAACATAGCGATGGAGGCGCGTGAGCACCTCGCGTCACAGCGGCAAACCTTCAAACGGATGCAAACTACATTCAATAACATCACCAACAG ATTCCCAATGCTGAACAGTCTGATATACCGGATCAACGCCCGCAAGCGTCGCGACTCGCTCATCATAGGCCTCGTGGTGGCAGTCTGCACATTCTTGTTGTTGCTCTATGCATTCCACTGA